In the genome of Verrucomicrobium sp., the window ATGGGAGTAAGCGGTCCAGACGCTTGGAGTGCCGGGGGCCCACGGATTGGACTCCTCTGCGGGCCGCTCGAAAATCTTGGGAACCAGATAGGGGGTGCCGCTGACGGAGTTGGTGTCGAAGCCGCGGTCTCCCACCTGCATCAGGACGGCGGAGCCGCCCTGCTGGCCCACGGAGACCTGGCCGTTGAAACCGGTGCCCGCCGTGTTGGAAAGCCGTTCGGACTCGCCCAGGGTGCCGCTGCTGGCCTGGTTTAGTGTGGCGCCGTTGATGGTGGCGCCGCTGCCCCAGGAGACGCTGGTGTCGCCCACGACGTTGCCCTGCACGCTGGCTCCTGCCTGGACGCTGACGCTGCTGCCCAGGACAGTGCTGGTGGTGTTTCCTGCCAGGGCGATGTTGCCGCCTTCCAGGCCGAATTGGCCGGGGATTTCATAAATGGTGACGTCGTTTGTCTTGGAAAAGTCGGCGACGGTGTTTGCCGTGTCGGCGGAAAGGGCGTCGCGCTGGGAGTAATTGACGACGAGCTGGTAGGAAAAAACTTTGGCGATGAAGGTGCTGCCCGGTTTGACGAGGGCGAGGCGCGCATCGGGGTAGGCTGGCGTGGCGTAGGAAGTGGAGAGGGAGTTCTGCAGGTCGGTGGAGAGGTCGGCGGTGGCTCCCAGATTGTTGAAGGGATGGAGCGCGACGTTGTATTCGGCGCCTTGGTTGAAATTGCCCAAGGTGTTGTTGCCGACCACGGAGGAAAAGGCGGAGGCGAGGTTGCCTTGCAGGGAATTGAGGTCGGTGGTGGCGAAGGCCTGGGCGATGTGGACGGCGCTTTCCCGCATGGTGGAGGTTTGCATCTGCAGGGCGGTGGTCTGGATCGACGTGCGGGTCGAGTTGATCCGCATCTGGTAGGCGCTGACCACGGCCATGGCCGCGGTGGCCAGGAGCATGAGGCAAATGGGCAGCGTGATCTGGAGGACGAAGCCCTTTTCCCGGCGGCGCCGGGAGATGTCAGAAGCGTTCGGCATAGAAGGTGACCTGGCGGTCTCCCTGGACGAGGGTCAGGACGAGGAGGCCCGCGGCATTGGCGTCGCTGGTATCGGCCACGCCGAAGTTGACGGAGAAGTTAACGTTGGAAGCGGTGGGACCGGCGACGGTCCAAATATTGGAGGGGGTAAAGGCTGCGTTCGCGTTGCTGGACGTGCCGGTGCCGAAGCGCAGGGCATGATTGGCCTGGTCGTAGTAAAGGATGCCGATGGTGTAAAGGCCGGTCGTGTCGCTCTTTGGATAAACCAGGCGGACGGCCAGGCCATTGCTGGCGGTGAGATTGGGGGTGGAGGTGCCGTTTTGAGTGCCGGCGGCGGATGCCAGGGCGTCGGACGCCGAGCCGCCGAAGATGGCGAAGGACTGTGCTCCGGCGACCAGCTTTTGCACGGTCAGGTTCACGGAGGGCATGTCCTGCGTGTAGAAGGAAAGCAGCTGGGAGGCGCGCAGGGCGGCCATCTCGCTTTTGGCGGTCATCATGGAGCCGCCGCTGAGCATGATGCAGAGCGTCAGGCAGATGGCGATTTGGACGAAGAACATGGCGCCGGAAAGTTAGAAGTAGCGCTGTACCGTGCGCTGCTTGGTGTAAACTTTGTCTTGGGTGGTGGTGGAGCGGATTGTCATGTTGAGCGTGACGGTATACGTGTAGGTATTGTTGTTCTGGCTGACTTGGCGCGTCACGCTGTCCGCTTGGAAAATGGGGTCGGCCCGGTTTGTGTAGTAGGCCAGGGGGACGTTGTTGGTCGTGGTGCCGGCAAAGCCGCGCGCCTGCAGGGCGGTGGGAGGAAGGCGGCGCATGAGGGCCGCTTCCCGGTCCAGGTAGGCATCGGCCAGGGTGATGCGCGTCGTCCAGTTCGTGTCGTACATGGCATTCGCCGTGAGGTTGACGGCGGTGAAGGTTACGACGGACAAAAGCACGATCGCCACCGCTGCCTCCACGAGGAGGAAGCCGCGTTGGGAGCGCGCGTGTTTCATGGGTGGAGGGGAGTTACGGGCCGGAATTCCAGACGCCGTCGGTTTGGGTGGAAAGGGCGGCGCCACCGGGGGAAAGGGAGGCCGTGGGGGGATAGACGTTCGGATTCAGGTAGACGTGCTGGTTGCCGTTGTACACGCAGCTGGTGCTTTGAAAGTCAGACAGGCCGTCTCCGCCATTCGGCAGATAGGTGAGGAAGGTGGAATTGCCGAAGGTGATGTTGGCGTAGGTTTCCGTGGGATGGTCGGAAAGGTAGGCGAGTTGCGCCTGCCGGATGGTCTTGAGCGCGGCGCCACATTGCAGGCCGTTCTGGTATTGGCGGTAGTAACGGCCAATGCCGAGGCCCGCCATGCTCATGGCGACGATGAGGGCAATGCCGATCGCCAGCTCGACGAGGGTGAAGCCGGAGGAGGAACGATTACGCACGAAGGAGGATTGCACGGAAAGTGTCCAGGATGCGCGACAGGGGCATGTAGAGCCACAACGCGGAGAGAAGGAAGAATTGGCAGGTTTTCCAGGCCCAGAAGCTGGTCAGAGAGCCATTTTCGGCCGGCTCGATCCATTGGACCCAGAAATTGTCCCGCCGCTTGATGACGGGAAGGTAGGAGATCTGTTCGCGCATCATCCGATCGGTGAAGGAATAGTAGGCTTGCTCGTTCGGGAAGGTGATGGCGAAGCGGTACTTCGAGTCGGAGGGAGGCTGGGAAAGCTGGGCGCCGTACGGGAGGTAGGGATAGCTATTGCACCAGATCACATAGCTAAAGAGGAACCGGGACCGGATCCAGTGATCGAGGCTATTCTTTTGCATTTTTGATGGCCGAACTTGCCAGTTTGCCTAAAAAAGCGCGATCCCGCTTGAAATCGTAACCCGCAGGGACCGGGCGTCCAGCATTCCAGGCAGCATCCGCTTTCTCCAAAGTTTCAAGCATATGCCGAGCCAATTGGCGGCGCTCTTCAGTTTGGAATTTAGGTGTAATATTAAGGAGATTGAACCAAACCCATGCGGCTGCCAAGCCCTGTTGTGGGTTGGTAAGGTCGGTATTCTTAAGGGCTAGAAAGGAAATGCGGCGCATCTCTTCCTGCGCCTTTTCCGAAGGTGGCAGGACGATGGCGGCGGACTCTTCTTCGTGATCTTCCGGCTTATCGCCGGTGGGGGGGATCATTTCCCCTGTCAGGGAAGGGAGGGAAAGGAGGTGAAAATAGGCCTGATAGGCTTGGACATTGGAGGGGCTTAGATCAAAGGCGAGCCGGACCAGAGCTTCGCTCCGTTCCCGATTGTGGAAAAGTTCCGCCCGTGTGGGGGTAAAGGGATGCGTGGTGAGCTCCCGGTAGCGGCGGGACAAAAAATCGCATAGGGAGGCTTTGGCCAAGTAGTGGCTCCACGGCTGGCCGCCGCCATGCCAGCTGACGTCGATCTGGCGGATGAGGATGTCGGTAACGACCTCTCCCACACCGGTCTCTTTGGCAGAGAGAGGATTGAAGCCGAAAGTCATCTCTTGCTGGCGCCAGTTGGAAAGCTGGGGCGTCGGGTTCCATAGTACCAGGTTGGAAAGGCCCAAAACTCCCAAGCTGGCGACGGCGATGGCGGCGTATGTCGCCTTGCGGTGTTTTTGGCGGTGGGGCTGGAAGTTTTGCCATACCGTCAAAATGAGGAGGAAACTCCAAAGCAGGAAATAGCTGAACAGGATGAGGAAGGTGGGAAAGGTCAATGCGCCCCATTGATAGACGATCCGGTCGGTCAGATCGGCAAAACGGTATTGAGGCAGGCAAAAGCTGATAATTTCCAGGGCGATGCGGAAATCCCCCTCGGAACGGACGCGTACTTCGTCCAATCCCAGGGTGAGCCATTGCCCGGCAAAGAGGATAAAGGCGGCCAGCGTGAGCGCCCCGGCGGAACTAACCTCGATCGCCACGCCCAGGCTGAGGCAAACCAGCCCAAAGGCCACGGTGAGGAAGAGGAGGGCCGATTGCAGGTGGATGAGAAACCAGGGCCACGCGGCCATCATGGTGTGGTAGCCGAAGAAAAAGGAGAGGGAGCCGGCGGCCAGCACGGAGAGGCTGCCCAAGAGCAGGATAGGCAGTGCCAGGGCAAAAAGATGGGCGGGGGCGCTTAGGCCCGCGCCACGCCAGAAAAGGTGCTGGAAGCGCTGGCGATGGGCGGTGCCGAGGCGCGCCGCTTCGATGAGCATGCCCGGCAAGGCGAAGAGCCATACGCCGCTCCAGGCGAACTGGGTGATTGCGGTCCCTGCCCAGGACTCTCTCAGGTCGGAGGGGACGACGTTGGGGCTCACCAGGCAGAGCGCGACGATGAGAAGAGGCGGAATCACCCACCAGAGCCGCTGGCGGGTTTCCTGGAAGACGAGGCGGAAAAGAGGAGTGTCCAGCAGCATCAGGCGTCCTGGGAGAGACTGGTGGTGAGAGGCGCGGTAACGGGGGAAATGCTTCCTTCCGCGAGGTGAAGGATGAGCGCGGAAGAAAAGCGGGTCAAATCGCCGTGGGAAGAGATGATCCGGCGGTGGGCGGCGGTGGAGGAATTCCAGAATTCGATCAGGGTTCCTTGCGCGGCCGGGTCGAGGCCGGAAAGGGGTTCGTCGAGGAGGAGCCAATCGATCTGCCGGGACCAGCCCACGGCCTCGGTCAGCAGGACCGACATCTTTTGGCGGTTTCCTTTGGAGAGGATGCCGTAGGGGGTTTGCTGAGGCAGGTCGAGCCGCTTGGCTAGAGTGGTGAAGACGTCCCGGTAGGGGAGCAGGCAGAGAGCATCCAACGCTACGGCGAAGGAAAGCTCGTCGGCCCAGTCGAGCCGTTCCGGCAGGTACAGGGTGTGGCGGAGCGCGGAGAGCGTGTCCGGTGCCCGGTGATGGACGAGGCCCTGCAAGGTCTTGAGGAGAGTCGTCTTGCCGCTTCCGTTGGGGCCGCGCAGGAGGATGAGACGGTGCGCGTCGAAGTCGACCGCTTCGGCGAATGCGGCGACGCGCTGCGCGCCGTTGCCGATGGCTGTGCCCGCGGGGACCCGCACGCTACCCGCCTCCGGTCATCATGCGGGCCGCCATCATGGTGATGGGGAGGTAGCTGCCGATGAAGACGATGCCGATGAGAATGCTGGCGAAGGCGTAGGAAAGGAGGTTCACGGTCTGGCTCAGGCGGTCCATGTAATCGACCGTTTCGTCGTTGTACATCTCCTCGATGTTCTCCAGCTGCGCGACGAGGTCCTTATCCTCCGCCATGCGGACCATGTGGATGAGCTTCTCATCGCAGCTCGTGTTGCGGCGGAGTGCCTCGGAAAGGGCCATGCCGCTGCGGTAATCGGCGGCGGCGCGCTTGAGTTCCGCCCCCATGGGCGTTTTTTGCAGGGCTTGCGCGGCGGTGCCTAGACTCTCCAGGAGGTCGACGCCGTTGCCGTACAGCACCCGGACGGTGGAGAGGAATGTGGCCTGCCGCATTCCCATGACCACCTTCCGGAAGCTGGTGAAGGTGTTCATGAGGAAGTAGACGATCGTGTTCCGGAAGGGGATGGAGAAGATGATCATGAATCCGAAGGCGATGATGCCGCCCACCCCGATGAACCAGGTGTGCCGGACGATGTTGGCCATCTTGAAGACGTAGGCGGAGAACATGTCCGGCTCGATGTGGGAATCGTGCAGCATTTTCTCCACCATGGGGACGATGAGGAACTGGGAGGCGATGAAGAGGGCCCCCATGAAGACGGTGATGCCAACGGGGATCGAGATGGCGCGCCGGGTCTTGGAAATGAAGAACTGCAGGCGGGCGTAGCGGTCGCCCAGCATTTTGAATGAGACGGCCAGGTTGCCGCCTTTTTCACCCGCGCTGATGACGCCGCAGCAGATGCTGTCGAAGAGGCCTGACTTGCTAAAGACGTTGTAGAAGGAGTCGCCGCCCGCCAGCTTGCGCGCCATGTCCATGAAACGGCCTCCCAAAGGGCCCTTGATGCTCTTGGCGTAGAAGCTCATGGCTTCGCTGACGCTGTTTCCCGCGCGGACCATCAGGGCCATGCTGCGGCAGAAGATGACCAGTTCCGTCCGTTTCAAGGGGCGGGTGCCTTCCTTGCCGGCGAACAGGCGCGTCGGTTCGGAGGAGGTTTCCGTCGTCTCCTGTATGGCCAGGACGGTGAGGCCTTTTTTCTCGACGGCCTCGCGCACTTCCGGCTCTTTCCCGCTGCGGGTCTGCTGGGAGGTGCTCCGCGTGTTCGGATCGTAGACGGTGAGGGTGAAGGTGGGCATTTTAGTGGAGGGCCAGGCTGACGACTTCGTTCAGGGAGTAGAGGTCAACCAGGCCGCTTTCGACCAGTTCCAGGCCGACGTCGCGCAGGGAAGGGAGGTCATACTC includes:
- a CDS encoding ATP-binding cassette domain-containing protein; translation: MRVPAGTAIGNGAQRVAAFAEAVDFDAHRLILLRGPNGSGKTTLLKTLQGLVHHRAPDTLSALRHTLYLPERLDWADELSFAVALDALCLLPYRDVFTTLAKRLDLPQQTPYGILSKGNRQKMSVLLTEAVGWSRQIDWLLLDEPLSGLDPAAQGTLIEFWNSSTAAHRRIISSHGDLTRFSSALILHLAEGSISPVTAPLTTSLSQDA
- a CDS encoding prepilin-type N-terminal cleavage/methylation domain-containing protein codes for the protein MKHARSQRGFLLVEAAVAIVLLSVVTFTAVNLTANAMYDTNWTTRITLADAYLDREAALMRRLPPTALQARGFAGTTTNNVPLAYYTNRADPIFQADSVTRQVSQNNNTYTYTVTLNMTIRSTTTQDKVYTKQRTVQRYF
- a CDS encoding type II secretion system F family protein; this translates as MPTFTLTVYDPNTRSTSQQTRSGKEPEVREAVEKKGLTVLAIQETTETSSEPTRLFAGKEGTRPLKRTELVIFCRSMALMVRAGNSVSEAMSFYAKSIKGPLGGRFMDMARKLAGGDSFYNVFSKSGLFDSICCGVISAGEKGGNLAVSFKMLGDRYARLQFFISKTRRAISIPVGITVFMGALFIASQFLIVPMVEKMLHDSHIEPDMFSAYVFKMANIVRHTWFIGVGGIIAFGFMIIFSIPFRNTIVYFLMNTFTSFRKVVMGMRQATFLSTVRVLYGNGVDLLESLGTAAQALQKTPMGAELKRAAADYRSGMALSEALRRNTSCDEKLIHMVRMAEDKDLVAQLENIEEMYNDETVDYMDRLSQTVNLLSYAFASILIGIVFIGSYLPITMMAARMMTGGG
- a CDS encoding type II secretion system protein — encoded protein: MRNRSSSGFTLVELAIGIALIVAMSMAGLGIGRYYRQYQNGLQCGAALKTIRQAQLAYLSDHPTETYANITFGNSTFLTYLPNGGDGLSDFQSTSCVYNGNQHVYLNPNVYPPTASLSPGGAALSTQTDGVWNSGP